In Bradyrhizobium lablabi, one DNA window encodes the following:
- a CDS encoding enoyl-CoA hydratase/isomerase family protein yields MPFTHLDIGGPVATLSLDHAGGNRISFDMRVELREAVQQIEKSPARALLIRGEGGDFCFGGDVRDWPGTPAEILRPKIQVLAEALDHLERLPIPTIAAVQGGCMGGGFELALSCDLILAARSARFAFPEARVGIVTLQGGMMQIAERVGSAKAAEMVFLSEPASAEQMRHWNVVNWVVDDAEFESQAAALAARLAEGPTKAFAATKALWRMQAEQGVKAAKAKLYDVSMPLFETEDARTALRNAAEAINAAKPLPTAIFAGK; encoded by the coding sequence ATGCCGTTCACTCACCTAGACATCGGCGGTCCCGTCGCCACGCTCAGCCTCGATCATGCCGGCGGCAACCGGATCAGCTTCGATATGCGTGTTGAGCTTAGGGAGGCTGTTCAACAAATAGAAAAGAGCCCGGCACGGGCTCTCCTTATCCGGGGCGAAGGCGGCGACTTCTGTTTTGGCGGGGATGTACGGGATTGGCCAGGCACTCCGGCGGAGATCCTGCGGCCAAAGATACAGGTGCTCGCCGAGGCGCTAGACCATCTGGAACGCCTGCCGATTCCAACCATCGCTGCTGTGCAGGGCGGATGCATGGGCGGTGGGTTCGAACTCGCGTTGAGCTGCGATCTGATCCTCGCCGCCAGGTCCGCCCGTTTCGCATTTCCGGAAGCGCGTGTCGGCATCGTGACTCTGCAGGGCGGCATGATGCAGATCGCCGAGCGTGTCGGCAGCGCGAAAGCCGCCGAGATGGTGTTCCTTTCCGAGCCGGCGTCTGCCGAACAGATGCGGCACTGGAACGTGGTCAACTGGGTCGTAGACGACGCCGAGTTCGAGTCGCAAGCCGCCGCGCTGGCCGCCCGCCTCGCCGAGGGACCGACAAAAGCGTTCGCTGCGACCAAGGCGCTCTGGCGCATGCAAGCCGAGCAGGGCGTGAAGGCCGCCAAGGCGAAGCTTTACGACGTCTCGATGCCGCTTTTCGAGACCGAGGATGCGCGGACAGCCCTGCGCAATGCCGCCGAAGCGATCAATGCTGCCAAGCCGTTACCCACGGCAATTTTTGCCGGCAAGTGA
- a CDS encoding AMP-binding protein, producing MNVTHGLRRALQVKSRGTATIFEGRRRTWQEIGDRVSRFARALRAHSLDRGDRIAVLMLNQDRYIECYLAASWAGAVIVPLNIRWSIQENADALSDCGAKLLVVDNAFAKAGMTLATNASGSLMLIYADDDPVPDGMFGYEALIAASGPMPDAMAAPDDLAAIFYTGGTTGRSKGVMLSHRNIAANAFNCLAEGLCGETAVYLHAAPMFHMANGAGMYSLFLSGATSVVIRAFTPETVFDAIEQQKVTETILVPTMIQMVADHPAVRLRDLGSLKQILYGGSPISEAVLDRATAALPRVAFIQAYAQSELSPIATILHARERLGEGRSRGRHRSGGRATLGVEVRIVDENDREVPRGTVGQICARGDVVMMGYWNRPEETAKAIVDGWMHTGDAGHMDEDGFVYIVDRFKDMIISGGGRMSTLRRSRTLWRSILPWRSARSSASRTRPGANRCTPS from the coding sequence ATGAACGTCACGCATGGACTACGGCGTGCCTTGCAGGTCAAGTCGCGCGGCACTGCCACGATCTTCGAGGGCCGCCGCCGCACCTGGCAAGAGATCGGGGACCGCGTGTCACGCTTTGCGCGGGCGTTGCGCGCGCATTCCCTCGACCGCGGCGATCGTATTGCGGTCCTCATGCTCAACCAGGATCGTTACATCGAGTGCTACCTGGCCGCCAGTTGGGCGGGTGCCGTGATTGTTCCCCTCAACATCCGCTGGAGTATCCAGGAAAACGCGGATGCCCTGAGTGATTGCGGCGCCAAGCTGCTCGTCGTCGATAATGCTTTCGCGAAAGCCGGAATGACGCTTGCAACAAATGCGTCGGGTAGCCTGATGCTGATTTACGCGGACGATGATCCCGTACCGGATGGAATGTTCGGGTACGAAGCGCTGATAGCTGCGAGCGGGCCGATGCCGGATGCTATGGCGGCGCCCGACGATCTCGCCGCCATATTCTATACGGGCGGCACCACCGGCCGCTCGAAAGGTGTAATGCTCAGTCACCGCAATATTGCGGCGAACGCGTTCAACTGCCTGGCGGAGGGCCTATGTGGCGAAACCGCGGTTTATCTGCATGCAGCACCCATGTTCCACATGGCGAACGGCGCCGGAATGTATTCCCTGTTTCTGAGTGGCGCGACCAGCGTAGTCATCAGGGCATTCACGCCCGAAACCGTATTTGACGCGATCGAGCAACAAAAGGTGACCGAGACCATCTTGGTACCCACCATGATCCAGATGGTGGCGGACCACCCGGCGGTGCGTTTGCGTGATCTCGGTTCGCTCAAGCAGATCCTATATGGCGGCTCGCCGATCAGCGAGGCCGTGCTCGACCGAGCGACTGCAGCCCTGCCGCGGGTTGCGTTCATACAAGCCTACGCCCAGTCGGAACTGTCTCCGATTGCCACCATTCTGCACGCGCGCGAGCGTCTCGGCGAAGGGCGCTCTCGGGGACGCCACCGCTCGGGCGGCCGGGCGACGCTTGGCGTCGAAGTCCGGATAGTCGATGAGAACGATCGAGAGGTGCCGCGCGGCACAGTCGGTCAAATCTGCGCCCGTGGCGATGTGGTCATGATGGGTTATTGGAACCGTCCCGAGGAGACCGCTAAGGCAATCGTCGACGGCTGGATGCACACCGGAGATGCCGGCCACATGGACGAGGATGGATTCGTCTACATAGTGGACAGGTTCAAAGACATGATCATTTCTGGGGGGGGGAGAATGTCTACTCTGCGGAGGTCGAGAACATTGTGGCGCAGCATCCTGCCGTGGCGCAGTGCGCGGTCATCGGCATCCCGAACGAGACCTGGGGCGAACAGGTGCACGCCATCGTGA
- a CDS encoding AMP-binding enzyme codes for MAQCAVIGIPNETWGEQVHAIVMRRPGTKVDPVDIIAFCKERIAHYKCPRSVEIRDELPMSGPGKILKRELRAPFWEGRKRQVS; via the coding sequence GTGGCGCAGTGCGCGGTCATCGGCATCCCGAACGAGACCTGGGGCGAACAGGTGCACGCCATCGTGATGCGCAGGCCGGGCACCAAGGTTGACCCAGTCGACATCATCGCGTTCTGCAAGGAGCGCATCGCCCACTACAAATGCCCGCGCAGCGTCGAAATTCGCGACGAACTGCCGATGTCTGGCCCTGGCAAGATCCTTAAGCGCGAACTGCGTGCACCGTTCTGGGAAGGCCGAAAGCGGCAGGTCAGCTGA
- a CDS encoding alpha/beta fold hydrolase, translated as MPVASNTKIASKYFRTNDGVRLHYLEAGSGKPLVLIHGFSQSAEQFKFQIEGLGDRHRVIALDLRGHGESEKPNFGLKIHRLAQDLREALVAANADDVTLLGHSMGCSVIWAYWELFGADRLGKIVLTDEPPMLTSNPAWTPEEVEAAGSILTPASLWETANARSDPDGEAAARVFIEHCVSRNCPADVKEWIIRCTLRMAGKDAATLFLNHGCQDWHDIIPRIRLPTLVIGGRVSLIPWKSLAWIAKQIPGAQLEIFEENEGGSHFMFVENPTKFNQIVSKFVA; from the coding sequence ATGCCGGTTGCATCGAACACCAAAATTGCTTCGAAGTACTTCAGGACAAATGACGGGGTTCGATTGCATTATTTGGAGGCCGGTTCGGGAAAACCGCTGGTTCTGATTCACGGCTTCTCCCAAAGTGCGGAGCAATTCAAGTTTCAGATCGAAGGCCTGGGAGATCGTCACCGGGTAATCGCGCTTGATTTACGCGGCCATGGAGAATCGGAGAAACCAAACTTTGGTCTCAAGATACACCGCCTTGCCCAGGACTTGCGCGAGGCGCTGGTCGCCGCGAATGCGGACGATGTCACCCTGCTCGGGCATTCGATGGGGTGCTCGGTCATCTGGGCCTACTGGGAACTGTTCGGCGCGGATCGCCTTGGCAAGATCGTGCTGACCGACGAACCGCCGATGCTGACCTCGAACCCTGCCTGGACTCCCGAAGAAGTTGAGGCGGCCGGATCGATTCTCACACCCGCCTCCTTGTGGGAAACGGCCAATGCCCGGTCGGATCCAGACGGTGAAGCAGCCGCCCGCGTTTTCATCGAGCACTGCGTGTCGAGAAACTGTCCGGCGGATGTGAAAGAATGGATAATCCGGTGTACCTTGCGCATGGCCGGCAAGGACGCCGCAACTCTGTTCCTTAATCATGGATGTCAGGATTGGCACGACATCATTCCACGCATCAGGCTCCCCACCCTTGTGATCGGGGGGCGGGTCAGCCTCATACCCTGGAAGTCACTCGCATGGATTGCGAAGCAGATACCGGGCGCCCAGCTGGAGATCTTTGAGGAAAACGAAGGCGGAAGCCATTTTATGTTCGTGGAGAACCCGACCAAGTTCAATCAGATCGTGTCAAAATTTGTCGCTTAG
- a CDS encoding GMC family oxidoreductase, giving the protein MSDNLATRIRVNQQKLGAELKPHYDFIICGSGSSGSVVARRLAENADVNVLLLEAGGSDDVASIKDASAWPSLRGGEHDWAFRAKPNPRLNGRAIPMSMGKVLGGGSSINVMGWSRGHKNDWDHFAAEAGDDGWNYQSVLQIYRRIEDWHGAPDPARRGKGGLLFVQPAPDPHPLAAAMLDAFAAAGVLTFDDQNGVMMEGDGGGAISNVCVRDGQRQSVFRAYVYPYMDRPNLTVLTQALVTRLAFEGKQVAGAEFLREGKLHRIGATREVVVSLGAIHTPKLLMQSGIGDEAELKRVGIPVIQHLPGVGRNFQDHFMAPCVWESRDSIEPRNNRGEATAFWKSDAALDRPDLQSFMVEAPYASPQAAKVAPPANSWSLTTAVLRTASRGRLRLTGSDPLDPIDIDANALDDPADRKALKICVEFCRAIGNSAPLRRFAKREILPGPLEGAELEAFIRNATVSHSHQTCTAKMGRDAMSVVDHRLRVYGINRLRIADGSIMPRIVTGNTMAPCVVIGERAGEMLKADHNV; this is encoded by the coding sequence GTGTCCGATAACCTCGCCACGCGCATCCGTGTCAATCAGCAAAAGCTGGGTGCCGAGCTAAAGCCGCACTACGACTTCATCATCTGCGGCTCGGGATCGTCAGGGTCGGTGGTGGCGCGGCGATTGGCAGAGAACGCTGATGTCAACGTCCTCTTGCTTGAAGCCGGTGGTAGCGATGATGTCGCGAGCATCAAGGACGCATCTGCGTGGCCGTCCCTTCGCGGTGGCGAACACGACTGGGCCTTCAGAGCCAAGCCAAATCCACGACTGAACGGACGTGCCATTCCCATGTCCATGGGCAAGGTCCTGGGTGGCGGCTCGAGTATCAATGTGATGGGCTGGTCCCGAGGCCATAAGAACGACTGGGATCATTTCGCGGCCGAGGCCGGCGATGACGGCTGGAACTATCAATCTGTGCTGCAGATCTATCGGCGTATCGAGGATTGGCATGGAGCGCCCGATCCCGCTCGTCGTGGCAAAGGCGGCCTGCTCTTCGTGCAGCCGGCCCCCGATCCCCATCCTCTCGCCGCAGCGATGCTCGATGCATTTGCGGCTGCCGGCGTTCTGACCTTCGACGATCAGAACGGCGTCATGATGGAAGGCGACGGTGGAGGCGCCATCAGCAATGTGTGCGTCCGGGACGGCCAACGTCAATCCGTCTTCCGGGCGTATGTCTACCCCTACATGGACCGCCCCAACCTGACTGTACTGACGCAAGCATTGGTCACACGTCTGGCGTTTGAGGGGAAGCAAGTGGCCGGCGCGGAATTCCTGCGCGAGGGCAAGCTCCATCGCATCGGGGCCACGCGCGAGGTCGTGGTGTCGCTGGGTGCGATCCATACACCCAAGCTGCTCATGCAATCCGGTATCGGCGACGAGGCCGAGCTGAAACGTGTCGGTATTCCTGTCATCCAGCATCTGCCCGGCGTTGGCCGGAATTTCCAGGACCACTTCATGGCGCCGTGTGTATGGGAATCGCGGGACTCGATTGAGCCGCGCAATAACCGGGGTGAAGCGACCGCTTTTTGGAAGAGCGATGCCGCGCTCGACAGACCGGATTTGCAATCGTTCATGGTTGAGGCGCCTTATGCAAGCCCACAAGCGGCCAAGGTCGCGCCGCCGGCGAATAGCTGGTCGCTGACGACGGCGGTGTTGCGAACCGCCAGCCGGGGTCGGCTGCGTCTCACCGGATCCGATCCGCTTGACCCGATCGACATTGACGCAAACGCCCTCGACGATCCCGCCGATCGGAAGGCACTCAAGATCTGTGTCGAATTTTGCCGAGCCATCGGCAACTCGGCGCCCCTGCGCCGCTTCGCGAAGCGCGAAATCCTGCCGGGTCCGCTCGAGGGCGCAGAATTGGAGGCTTTCATTCGCAATGCCACGGTCAGCCATTCCCACCAGACCTGCACGGCCAAGATGGGGCGCGATGCCATGTCGGTCGTGGACCACCGTCTCAGGGTTTACGGCATCAATAGGCTGCGGATCGCGGACGGATCGATCATGCCGCGCATCGTTACCGGTAATACCATGGCGCCCTGCGTTGTGATCGGCGAGCGCGCTGGCGAGATGCTGAAAGCGGACCATAACGTGTGA
- a CDS encoding 5'-methylthioadenosine nucleosidase: MTGKILVLTAIDDELDTARAPEGVEVIYSGVGKVNAASAATLSLGVLRPSLVINYGTAGKINEQLRGLVEVAHVVQRDMMAMPLAPRGRTPFSSDLDRLSSGHGDVICGTGDSFVTSSDPWLNENNIDIVDMELFAIAHVCQRHSMPWRAFKFITDDANDFAAEHWTANVADGQELFWDAVKKLTSGLDLRS, encoded by the coding sequence ATGACCGGAAAAATCCTTGTTCTCACCGCGATCGACGACGAACTCGACACGGCGCGCGCCCCCGAGGGCGTCGAGGTGATCTACAGCGGCGTCGGCAAGGTGAACGCGGCGAGCGCCGCGACGCTGTCGCTCGGGGTGCTGCGGCCGTCGCTGGTGATCAACTACGGCACCGCCGGGAAAATCAACGAACAGTTGCGCGGGCTCGTCGAGGTGGCGCATGTCGTGCAGCGCGACATGATGGCGATGCCGCTGGCGCCGCGCGGACGCACGCCGTTCTCCTCCGACCTCGACAGGCTTTCCTCGGGCCATGGCGATGTGATCTGCGGGACCGGCGACAGCTTCGTCACATCGAGCGATCCGTGGCTCAACGAAAACAACATCGACATCGTCGACATGGAATTGTTCGCGATTGCCCATGTTTGCCAGCGCCACTCTATGCCCTGGCGCGCGTTCAAATTCATCACCGACGATGCCAACGACTTCGCCGCCGAACACTGGACCGCCAACGTCGCCGACGGACAGGAGCTGTTCTGGGATGCGGTGAAGAAGCTGACATCGGGTCTCGACCTTCGATCGTGA
- a CDS encoding acyl-CoA dehydrogenase family protein, with protein MSQTAQRFLADIRELAPHVTARATEIEAGRRIPPDLVETLRSIGVFRMFVPQTHGGLELDLPTALEVIATLSRLDGSVAWTAMIGAGSAIFVPYLPRETYDQVYQNGPDMIIAASAQPAGTAEAVPGGWRINGRWPFMSGCQHADWILGFCIVTEGGKPLPGPAGEDGPPMLRGFVLPAREWQIEDTWYVAGLKGTGSHHVTLRDMLVPAANSFDPVSGGRCQPGPLYQAVLQLIPLFHSAFAVGIAEGALDALVELANTGRQQQRAAVPMRASEIFQYELGCIEAELRAARAFCQVQARSHWHHALAGTLNNDALLAQGTQTAIWVTATCVRVVDACFAAGGGSALYETSPLQQRMRDLHVAAQHVGVQQRHYVNSGKLLLDSPTAKSNIVGDSLPDSRER; from the coding sequence ATGAGTCAAACAGCCCAACGTTTTCTCGCCGATATCCGGGAGTTGGCGCCTCACGTCACCGCACGCGCAACAGAGATTGAAGCCGGACGCCGTATTCCGCCCGATCTGGTGGAAACGCTGAGATCGATCGGCGTGTTTCGCATGTTCGTGCCTCAGACTCATGGCGGGCTGGAGCTCGATCTGCCGACGGCGCTGGAGGTCATCGCGACACTCAGCAGACTAGACGGTTCGGTCGCTTGGACCGCGATGATCGGCGCCGGGTCCGCCATCTTCGTGCCCTACCTGCCGCGGGAGACTTACGATCAAGTCTACCAGAACGGTCCGGACATGATTATTGCCGCGTCGGCCCAGCCCGCGGGTACGGCCGAGGCGGTGCCTGGTGGCTGGCGGATCAACGGACGGTGGCCGTTCATGAGCGGCTGCCAGCATGCCGATTGGATCCTCGGGTTCTGCATCGTGACCGAAGGTGGGAAGCCATTACCCGGACCGGCCGGGGAGGACGGCCCGCCAATGCTTCGGGGCTTCGTGTTGCCGGCGCGCGAGTGGCAGATCGAGGACACCTGGTACGTCGCAGGGCTCAAGGGTACCGGGAGCCATCATGTCACGCTCAGGGACATGTTGGTCCCGGCGGCGAACTCCTTCGATCCGGTGAGCGGCGGACGATGTCAGCCGGGGCCGCTCTATCAAGCCGTGCTGCAGCTTATTCCGCTGTTCCACTCCGCCTTCGCCGTCGGTATAGCCGAGGGCGCGCTAGATGCACTCGTCGAACTCGCCAATACCGGGCGGCAGCAGCAGCGGGCCGCCGTGCCGATGCGGGCTTCAGAAATATTCCAATACGAACTCGGCTGCATCGAAGCTGAACTCAGAGCAGCGCGGGCATTTTGCCAAGTCCAGGCCCGGAGTCATTGGCACCACGCACTTGCCGGAACGCTGAATAATGATGCTCTCCTGGCACAAGGCACGCAAACAGCGATTTGGGTCACCGCGACCTGCGTTCGTGTCGTCGATGCATGTTTTGCTGCAGGCGGCGGCAGTGCGCTTTATGAGACCTCGCCATTGCAGCAGCGAATGCGCGACCTTCACGTCGCGGCCCAACATGTGGGTGTGCAACAGCGACATTACGTAAATTCGGGCAAGCTGCTCCTGGACAGTCCCACCGCTAAATCGAATATCGTTGGCGACTCACTGCCAGATTCCCGCGAGAGGTAG
- a CDS encoding NADPH-dependent FMN reductase — protein sequence MSRPYIVGLGGTTREGSSTEKALSLALRAAASQGADTLLLCGSDINLPAYVPGAPSNTKANRITAELGKADGIILGTPGYHGGLSGLVKNALDYTEDLRSDKRPYLEDRPVGCVVTAAGEQAAVTTLAALRSVVHALRGWPTPLGVTIVTSDQVFDTAGNCISPRIETQLRILSQQVVEFALLRARAVS from the coding sequence GTGTCTAGACCCTACATCGTCGGACTGGGCGGAACGACCCGAGAAGGATCGTCCACCGAAAAAGCGCTATCGTTGGCGCTGCGAGCAGCCGCATCCCAAGGGGCTGATACCTTGCTGCTCTGCGGGAGCGACATCAACCTGCCAGCCTATGTCCCGGGGGCTCCATCGAATACCAAGGCCAATCGGATCACGGCGGAACTGGGCAAGGCTGACGGCATCATTCTTGGGACGCCCGGGTATCACGGTGGCTTGTCAGGCTTGGTCAAGAACGCACTCGATTACACGGAAGACCTGAGAAGCGATAAGCGTCCCTATCTGGAGGATCGGCCGGTCGGTTGCGTGGTCACGGCCGCCGGAGAACAGGCGGCCGTCACGACTCTCGCTGCCCTCAGGTCCGTCGTTCATGCTTTGCGGGGTTGGCCAACGCCCTTGGGCGTTACAATCGTCACCTCAGATCAGGTGTTCGATACTGCGGGCAATTGCATCTCTCCGCGAATCGAAACCCAACTGAGAATTTTGTCGCAGCAAGTGGTGGAATTTGCGCTTCTAAGAGCCAGGGCTGTTAGCTAA
- a CDS encoding MarR family winged helix-turn-helix transcriptional regulator, with amino-acid sequence MSKKSTRLQSAEPTVPVDHQKILGLAVNTLGRNIVWSLSKRTARHGVLPGVYPIIAWLMQLPDSTQAELSRLVGIEQPTMAITLRRMERDGLIQRKPDPDHGRRSHVTLSAKGRKLSQVMRAAAHEVEKLATDGLSAAEVDQFFRLAGIMIQNLNIERYGRK; translated from the coding sequence ATGTCAAAAAAAAGCACGCGCCTCCAGTCTGCCGAACCGACCGTCCCCGTCGACCACCAAAAGATACTTGGTCTTGCCGTCAACACCCTGGGGCGGAATATCGTTTGGAGTTTGTCAAAACGAACGGCGCGGCACGGCGTCCTGCCCGGAGTTTATCCGATTATCGCCTGGCTCATGCAATTGCCGGATTCAACCCAGGCAGAGCTTTCGCGTCTGGTAGGGATCGAGCAGCCCACAATGGCTATTACCTTGCGGCGTATGGAGCGAGATGGGCTCATTCAACGCAAACCCGACCCTGATCATGGCCGGCGCAGTCACGTCACACTTTCGGCCAAGGGTCGAAAACTCAGTCAGGTTATGCGCGCTGCAGCACACGAGGTTGAGAAGCTCGCGACTGATGGGCTTAGCGCAGCAGAAGTCGATCAGTTCTTCCGTCTAGCGGGAATCATGATTCAGAACCTGAACATTGAACGCTACGGACGAAAATAA
- a CDS encoding DUF1993 domain-containing protein codes for MATSLYDLSVPTFLQTVRAVAGFLQRAAKHCAETGADPDDFVHARLIADMAPFHFQIEALSHHSVWGLEAVKTGVFAPPALIGAMPFAGLRALVDEAIAALEALTPAEVNGWAGKALNIALHRPLDEDDRSSAWAPRQLAFTSETFLLSFSLPNFHFHAVTAYDILRSRGVPLGKRDYEGQLRTRSTSPKSDSATHG; via the coding sequence ATGGCGACATCACTCTACGACCTCAGCGTGCCAACCTTCTTGCAGACCGTTAGGGCCGTCGCGGGCTTCCTTCAGCGCGCCGCGAAGCACTGCGCCGAGACCGGCGCCGACCCGGACGACTTCGTGCATGCGCGACTGATCGCCGACATGGCGCCGTTTCACTTCCAGATCGAAGCCCTGTCGCATCATTCGGTGTGGGGGCTTGAGGCGGTGAAGACCGGCGTCTTCGCTCCGCCGGCGCTGATCGGGGCGATGCCTTTCGCCGGGCTGCGGGCGTTGGTAGACGAGGCGATAGCGGCGCTGGAGGCGCTCACGCCCGCCGAGGTCAATGGCTGGGCCGGCAAGGCGCTGAACATTGCCCTCCACCGCCCGCTCGACGAAGATGATCGCTCGTCGGCCTGGGCGCCGCGACAACTCGCTTTCACGTCGGAGACTTTCCTTCTTTCCTTTTCGCTGCCCAACTTTCATTTCCACGCCGTCACCGCCTATGACATCCTGCGCTCGCGGGGCGTGCCGCTTGGCAAGCGCGACTACGAGGGGCAGCTGCGCACTAGGTCGACCTCGCCCAAATCGGACTCTGCGACACACGGCTAG
- a CDS encoding IS3 family transposase (programmed frameshift): MEGRQRRSFTDDYKRQAVDLVASSGRSIGSVARELGLRDSVLRRWVELRGAGREPTAAARRPTTQATLPSADHAAEIARLQRENERLRMERDILKKSIANLCWNADMRFRFIEDRRADYPVTILCDVLGVSPAGYYAWRSRPESRRSAANRHLIDDIRRVHRDTCGRYGSPRIHVELKAQGRGASRGRIERLMRHHGIRAIMARRSRVRTTDSRHDLPIAPNLLDRNFTAAAPNRIWLADITYVETDQGWLYLATILDLYSRRIVGWAMENHLRADLPLVALKMAISAQRPGAGLIHHSDRGVQYASADYRKVMQSAGFRASMSRKGDCYDNAPMESFFHTLKTELVHHRQYATRAEAKRDIFAYIEGFYNRTRRHSAIGYISPIEMELKAA; the protein is encoded by the exons ATGGAAGGACGTCAACGTCGGTCGTTTACGGACGACTACAAGCGGCAAGCGGTCGATCTGGTGGCTTCGAGCGGCCGATCGATCGGATCGGTGGCCAGGGAACTTGGGCTGCGCGATTCGGTGCTGCGGCGCTGGGTGGAACTACGTGGGGCTGGGCGGGAGCCGACGGCGGCGGCGCGGCGCCCCACAACGCAGGCGACGCTGCCGTCGGCGGACCACGCGGCAGAGATCGCTCGTTTGCAGCGAGAGAACGAGCGGCTGCGCATGGAGCGCGACATTTTAAAAAAGTCGATCGCGA ATCTTTGCTGGAACGCGGACATGAGATTCCGCTTCATCGAAGATCGCCGCGCCGATTACCCGGTGACGATCCTGTGCGACGTGCTCGGGGTCTCGCCGGCCGGCTATTATGCCTGGCGCTCCCGCCCGGAGAGCCGGCGATCCGCCGCCAATCGTCACCTCATTGACGACATCAGGCGGGTCCATCGCGATACCTGCGGACGCTATGGCAGCCCGCGCATCCATGTCGAGCTGAAGGCGCAGGGCCGCGGGGCGAGCCGCGGTCGCATTGAGCGATTGATGCGCCATCACGGTATCAGGGCCATCATGGCGCGGCGAAGCCGGGTGCGGACCACCGACAGCCGCCACGACCTCCCGATCGCCCCGAACCTGCTCGACCGCAACTTCACCGCCGCCGCGCCGAACCGGATCTGGCTCGCCGACATCACCTATGTCGAGACCGATCAGGGCTGGCTCTATCTGGCCACCATCTTGGACCTCTACAGCCGCAGGATCGTGGGCTGGGCGATGGAGAATCATTTGCGCGCCGACCTGCCGTTGGTAGCATTGAAGATGGCCATCTCGGCGCAGCGGCCTGGCGCCGGCCTGATCCACCATTCCGATCGGGGCGTTCAATATGCCTCGGCGGACTACCGCAAGGTGATGCAGTCCGCCGGCTTCCGGGCCTCGATGAGCCGCAAGGGCGACTGCTACGACAATGCCCCGATGGAGAGCTTCTTCCACACGCTCAAAACCGAGCTCGTTCATCACCGGCAATATGCAACACGAGCAGAAGCCAAACGCGATATCTTTGCCTACATTGAAGGCTTCTACAATCGAACTCGGCGTCACTCGGCCATCGGCTACATCAGCCCGATCGAGATGGAGCTAAAAGCAGCTTAA